A region from the Candidatus Bathyarchaeota archaeon genome encodes:
- a CDS encoding amino acid permease, with product MDIEGKNAVSATGEKAVLPRVMNVFDATLFYVAAIVSIGWLASAAAIGVPSLTLWLIAAITFFIPHAYVAAELGTALPGEGGIYLWTKEAMGNFAGFMCGWFYWVNNFFYFPMTVIALVTILFAFYARELVQDMPVITTVAIAVFWLISIAGIIGLKVGKWIPNIGGLCKVALGAIVLGLCFSYAIFHGIANDFAISNWVPTINMVWAPQAPLFSFAFAFAGFEILSSLGDECKNPRKDVPRAIFLTAIISALIYIVGTLAILVVIPYSEINILTGMIDAIRYVLRLYGAETAIYFIGFLIVLISLGTLSTWILGPVRILFCTGLDKRLPSIFGHVNEKFKTPDFALLVQAIIATVLLSFGYFYPKEAVTTFYWTLFSLCAILYFIPYLFMFVDVVLLRWKRPEMPRKVRIPGGLAGVLAISALGFLVTLISIGFAFIPPPETELLAYEFQILGGTLAFLVAGILLYVASEFIWRK from the coding sequence ATGGATATCGAAGGAAAAAATGCTGTTTCCGCTACAGGTGAAAAAGCCGTTTTACCACGCGTAATGAATGTTTTTGATGCAACATTATTCTATGTAGCCGCCATTGTCAGCATAGGATGGCTAGCCTCAGCTGCAGCGATTGGCGTTCCATCGCTAACTCTATGGCTTATAGCGGCTATAACGTTCTTTATACCCCATGCATACGTGGCAGCTGAACTTGGGACCGCACTACCAGGAGAAGGCGGAATCTATCTCTGGACGAAAGAGGCCATGGGTAATTTTGCAGGTTTCATGTGTGGATGGTTCTATTGGGTTAACAACTTTTTCTACTTCCCCATGACAGTGATAGCTTTAGTCACAATACTTTTCGCCTTTTATGCACGTGAATTAGTTCAAGACATGCCTGTTATCACAACAGTAGCTATTGCGGTCTTTTGGTTGATTTCGATAGCTGGCATCATAGGGTTAAAGGTTGGAAAATGGATTCCTAACATTGGGGGATTATGCAAAGTAGCATTGGGTGCAATAGTTCTAGGTTTATGTTTCAGTTATGCAATCTTCCATGGCATTGCCAATGACTTTGCTATTTCAAATTGGGTTCCAACTATTAATATGGTTTGGGCACCGCAAGCTCCATTATTTTCATTTGCTTTCGCTTTTGCGGGATTTGAAATTTTGAGTAGTCTTGGGGATGAATGCAAAAATCCCCGGAAGGATGTTCCCAGAGCCATTTTCTTAACTGCAATTATCTCTGCCCTTATATACATCGTTGGAACCCTCGCCATACTTGTAGTAATCCCCTACAGTGAAATCAATATTCTAACAGGGATGATTGATGCTATTCGTTATGTTCTTCGATTGTATGGTGCTGAAACAGCGATTTATTTTATCGGCTTTCTTATTGTTTTAATAAGCCTCGGCACTTTGTCAACTTGGATCCTAGGTCCAGTTCGAATTTTGTTCTGTACAGGGCTGGATAAACGGTTGCCAAGTATTTTTGGTCATGTTAATGAAAAATTTAAAACTCCAGACTTCGCGTTACTTGTGCAAGCGATAATTGCAACTGTACTTTTATCGTTTGGATATTTCTACCCCAAGGAAGCTGTGACAACATTTTATTGGACACTTTTCTCATTATGCGCGATCCTTTACTTTATTCCCTACTTGTTTATGTTTGTTGATGTTGTTTTGCTTAGATGGAAACGACCCGAAATGCCGAGAAAGGTTAGAATTCCAGGCGGTTTAGCCGGGGTTTTAGCTATTTCAGCCCTTGGCTTCCTAGTAACTTTAATTTCCATAGGCTTTGCTTTTATACCCCCTCCAGAAACTGAACTGTTAGCGTATGAGTTTCAAATCCTTGGCGGAACCTTGGCATTTCTCGTTGCTGGCATCCTTCTTTACGTTGCCAGTGAATTCATTTGGCGAAAATAA
- a CDS encoding type II toxin-antitoxin system VapC family toxin: protein MNAKLVYLDTSSIVKRYIEEKGSQVVDVVYAKAESGELRFTFSIWNIGETFGVFDRYASKGFLTNDALKTALLDFISESTKMVRLGSLQILPMTMKSIVESWMLVIKHHIYQADALQISTSREVKCDLLLSADQRLIQVAENEGIKAINIEAQPEKALALVGKA from the coding sequence ATGAACGCCAAACTCGTTTATCTAGACACAAGCAGCATCGTGAAGAGGTATATTGAAGAGAAAGGTTCACAGGTTGTTGATGTTGTCTACGCCAAAGCTGAATCAGGTGAGTTAAGGTTCACGTTCTCCATCTGGAACATTGGCGAAACGTTTGGTGTCTTTGATAGGTACGCCTCAAAAGGTTTTCTCACAAATGACGCGCTTAAAACGGCTTTACTAGATTTTATTTCAGAGTCAACCAAGATGGTTCGATTGGGTTCACTGCAAATACTTCCCATGACTATGAAATCTATTGTTGAATCTTGGATGCTAGTAATTAAACATCACATATACCAGGCTGATGCACTTCAAATATCTACATCCAGAGAAGTGAAATGCGACCTTCTCCTAAGTGCAGATCAAAGGCTCATTCAAGTAGCTGAAAATGAAGGCATAAAAGCCATAAACATTGAGGCTCAGCCTGAAAAGGCGTTAGCCCTAGTTGGCAAAGCCTGA
- a CDS encoding hydrogenase iron-sulfur subunit: protein MSEKSETFEPVIVAFCCWWCSYGAADLAGTSKLDYPTNVRIVRVPCSGRVGPMHVLHAFQRGADGVIVAGCLKGQCHYVDGNLRSEKRVLLLKKILEDLGLSEKRLEMIFVSAAMAPEFVRLVTDFSNQVRELGPNPLRGIRAITITEKREALIEILSTISKITSKEPSLIVPELEYQIFGEPIIDEKKCTVCGSCVNVCPEGAIILEEGREKHIVKHYHSFCSVCKKCEEICPEKAIKIINILDLRRLVAKIDKIDRIGNLTKCKICGRFFASEDLMLSLKNKESIHRVSPELLEICEKCRRKTALTHLGMLTTTAGTI, encoded by the coding sequence ATGTCAGAAAAGTCAGAAACGTTTGAACCAGTTATAGTTGCATTCTGTTGTTGGTGGTGTTCATATGGTGCAGCAGATCTAGCCGGCACCAGCAAATTAGACTATCCGACTAATGTCCGAATAGTCAGAGTACCTTGTTCCGGCAGAGTAGGTCCAATGCATGTGCTTCATGCCTTTCAGCGGGGTGCAGACGGAGTTATAGTAGCAGGTTGCCTTAAGGGGCAGTGTCATTACGTTGATGGCAACCTACGGTCAGAAAAAAGAGTTCTATTACTAAAGAAAATTCTAGAAGATCTTGGATTAAGTGAAAAGAGACTTGAGATGATTTTCGTCTCCGCTGCAATGGCGCCGGAATTCGTAAGATTAGTAACCGACTTTTCAAATCAAGTTCGAGAACTCGGTCCAAACCCCCTACGTGGAATTCGGGCTATCACTATCACTGAGAAGAGAGAAGCCTTAATCGAAATCTTGTCAACAATTTCTAAGATAACGTCCAAAGAGCCAAGCCTTATTGTTCCAGAGCTTGAATACCAAATTTTCGGCGAACCTATAATTGATGAGAAAAAATGTACCGTCTGTGGCAGTTGCGTCAACGTTTGCCCTGAAGGCGCAATTATTCTTGAAGAAGGCCGAGAGAAACATATAGTAAAGCATTATCACAGCTTCTGTTCCGTCTGCAAAAAATGTGAAGAAATCTGTCCAGAAAAGGCCATCAAAATAATAAACATACTTGATCTGCGGCGACTTGTCGCAAAGATAGACAAAATCGATAGGATAGGAAATCTAACCAAGTGCAAAATCTGCGGCCGATTTTTTGCAAGTGAAGACCTAATGCTGAGTCTAAAAAATAAGGAAAGCATACACAGAGTTTCGCCAGAACTCCTTGAGATATGCGAAAAATGTCGCAGAAAAACCGCATTAACACACCTAGGTATGTTAACCACCACTGCTGGAACGATTTGA
- a CDS encoding CoB--CoM heterodisulfide reductase iron-sulfur subunit A family protein: MVNEKDVRIGVFVCHCGLNIAKSVDCKAVREYASKIPGVVYAVDYEFMCSETGQAMIKDAIKNYNLNRVVVASCSPRLHEITFRRVVAEAGLNPFLFEMANLREHCSWPHMHEPEKATSKAKHLVRASVERSKLLEVIGLTKQSVKPSALVIGAGIAGIQAALTLADYGFDVHLVERQPYIGGKVAQLGGVFPTEDCGICISPRPAELHRKCMYKTEITTNPRIKLYTQAVVKELEGYIGNFKAKILQRPRCVNEKLCISCGLCENVCPITVPDEFNLGLSKRKAIYLPFTQAIPHTYVIDLQSCNKCGECVKICPTKAINLEEKGGETEVEIGTVIVATGFEEFRPNGLYGYGKFPNVITQLELARMLDPSGPTQGLIKRPSDGKIPNKVVMIQCVGSRDKATNLYCSKICCMIALKHAKNIKGAYPNAEVVICYKDIRLTGKDYETYYTDCQEMGVKFIKGDVSGVSEEAQGNIKVTIKSETMETILDAELLVLTCGITPSQGIDELVKTLNLSLGPDGFLSEAHIKLAPIDTKLDGIYLCGTCVGPKDISETVTQAMAAASRAAIPMMKREVEIDLARSVVDEALCVKCKRCEAICPYKAIKIQENGIPYIIEVVCKGCGTCVEECPVGALQLRHFKDQQLYAAIDGILAE; this comes from the coding sequence GTGGTAAATGAAAAGGACGTCAGAATCGGAGTTTTTGTATGCCACTGCGGCTTAAACATTGCAAAATCAGTAGATTGTAAGGCAGTACGCGAGTACGCCTCAAAAATTCCAGGAGTTGTTTATGCGGTTGACTACGAATTCATGTGCTCAGAAACCGGGCAAGCTATGATTAAAGATGCGATAAAGAACTACAACCTGAATCGGGTTGTTGTGGCATCCTGTTCACCAAGATTGCATGAAATCACATTCCGTCGGGTAGTGGCTGAAGCCGGTTTGAACCCCTTCCTTTTTGAAATGGCAAATTTGAGGGAACACTGCTCTTGGCCTCATATGCATGAACCTGAAAAAGCCACCTCTAAGGCTAAGCACCTAGTTAGAGCTTCGGTTGAACGTTCAAAATTGCTTGAGGTCATAGGACTTACCAAACAGTCGGTAAAACCGTCCGCCCTAGTTATCGGTGCTGGAATTGCTGGCATCCAAGCGGCACTTACTCTAGCCGACTATGGCTTTGACGTTCATTTAGTTGAAAGACAACCCTACATAGGCGGTAAAGTAGCTCAGCTGGGTGGAGTTTTTCCAACAGAAGACTGCGGCATTTGCATCTCTCCTAGACCCGCTGAGTTACATAGAAAATGTATGTATAAAACTGAGATTACCACTAACCCGAGGATTAAGCTGTATACTCAAGCTGTCGTAAAGGAGTTGGAAGGCTACATTGGTAACTTCAAAGCTAAAATTTTGCAACGTCCACGCTGTGTAAACGAGAAGCTCTGCATTTCATGTGGCTTATGCGAAAATGTTTGCCCGATTACAGTTCCAGATGAATTTAACCTCGGTTTAAGTAAGCGCAAGGCAATTTATCTTCCATTCACGCAGGCGATCCCGCATACATATGTAATTGATCTCCAAAGTTGCAACAAATGCGGTGAATGTGTCAAAATTTGCCCTACGAAAGCGATAAACCTCGAAGAAAAGGGTGGCGAAACCGAAGTTGAAATTGGAACGGTTATTGTTGCAACTGGTTTCGAAGAATTTAGGCCTAATGGACTTTATGGTTACGGCAAATTCCCCAACGTTATCACCCAGTTAGAACTTGCTCGGATGCTAGATCCAAGCGGACCAACACAAGGATTAATTAAACGCCCCTCCGACGGAAAAATTCCGAACAAAGTGGTTATGATCCAATGCGTAGGTTCAAGGGATAAGGCAACTAACTTGTACTGCTCGAAAATTTGTTGTATGATTGCCCTAAAACATGCGAAAAACATCAAGGGCGCTTATCCAAACGCGGAAGTCGTAATCTGCTATAAAGATATCCGACTCACGGGAAAGGATTACGAAACCTATTATACTGACTGCCAAGAAATGGGTGTCAAATTTATTAAAGGAGACGTAAGTGGAGTCTCAGAAGAAGCTCAAGGCAATATCAAAGTAACAATAAAAAGTGAAACCATGGAAACCATACTTGACGCTGAACTGCTAGTATTGACATGCGGCATAACGCCCAGCCAAGGAATAGATGAGCTTGTCAAGACCCTTAACCTAAGTTTAGGTCCAGACGGTTTCCTTTCAGAAGCACATATTAAGCTAGCACCGATCGACACTAAGCTAGACGGCATCTATCTCTGCGGGACCTGTGTAGGACCTAAAGATATCTCCGAAACAGTGACTCAAGCAATGGCTGCCGCCTCCAGAGCTGCCATTCCAATGATGAAAAGGGAAGTTGAAATCGATCTCGCCCGCTCCGTGGTAGACGAAGCGTTATGCGTGAAATGCAAAAGATGCGAAGCCATCTGCCCCTATAAAGCGATAAAAATACAGGAAAACGGTATTCCCTACATAATCGAAGTTGTCTGCAAGGGCTGTGGAACCTGCGTCGAAGAATGTCCAGTTGGAGCCTTACAACTTCGCCACTTCAAAGACCAGCAACTTTACGCAGCAATTGATGGAATCCTAGCGGAGTGA
- a CDS encoding CoA-binding protein, whose amino-acid sequence MFNKDELDNFFNAKSVAVIGASETPGKIGYEVLRSLSQYGYKGRVYPVTPKSKEILGVKCYPSVQSLPETVDLAVFTLSSVLVPGLLQECGEKGVKNVVIVSGGFQELGGQYQEIQTKVVEIAKKYGIRIIGPNCIGVFNSKNRLDTFFQSHERMTRPPLGPIAFLTQSGTFGCTMLEWAAESGVGISKFVSYGNRCDVDEADLIRYLGADTDTKVIAIYLESIQNGRKFMAAVQEVLPHKPIVVLKAGKTDWGSRAARSHTGQLAGSYQVCEAAFKQSGLIEAKNFEELFDMAKALALQPPAAGNRIAMVTNGAGPCVMAADACVERGLVLAKYQSETIRKLKSVFPPYYVVENPVDLTGSATSQDYEVAIQHLAQDQKVDLIMPFFVFQDTPLDEKIVEVIPKMTQYGKPIVCCASGGQYTKAQAGILERRGIPVFPIPERAVAAAYALVRYGTIIRRC is encoded by the coding sequence ATGTTCAACAAAGATGAGTTGGATAATTTCTTTAATGCCAAGTCTGTGGCTGTAATAGGCGCCTCAGAGACACCGGGTAAGATAGGCTATGAAGTTTTGCGAAGTCTTTCCCAATACGGCTATAAGGGACGCGTCTATCCCGTAACTCCAAAGTCAAAGGAGATTCTTGGCGTAAAATGTTATCCAAGCGTTCAAAGCTTGCCAGAAACCGTGGATTTGGCTGTTTTCACGTTGTCTTCAGTGCTAGTTCCAGGGCTGTTACAGGAGTGCGGTGAGAAGGGTGTAAAGAATGTCGTAATCGTGTCCGGAGGCTTTCAGGAACTTGGTGGGCAGTATCAGGAGATCCAGACAAAAGTGGTTGAGATCGCAAAAAAGTATGGAATTCGTATAATAGGTCCGAATTGTATAGGCGTATTCAATTCAAAAAATAGGTTGGATACCTTTTTCCAATCGCATGAAAGAATGACACGACCTCCACTTGGACCCATAGCCTTTCTTACTCAAAGTGGCACGTTTGGATGTACAATGCTTGAATGGGCTGCTGAAAGCGGTGTGGGCATAAGTAAATTTGTAAGTTACGGCAATCGCTGCGACGTCGATGAGGCGGATTTAATCCGGTATCTTGGAGCTGATACCGATACCAAAGTCATCGCAATTTATCTTGAAAGCATTCAGAATGGACGAAAATTTATGGCGGCTGTTCAGGAAGTACTGCCCCATAAACCGATAGTAGTTTTGAAAGCAGGTAAGACTGATTGGGGCTCCCGGGCAGCCCGGTCGCATACTGGTCAGTTAGCAGGCTCATATCAAGTGTGCGAAGCCGCCTTCAAGCAATCTGGACTTATTGAAGCCAAGAATTTCGAGGAACTATTTGACATGGCGAAGGCATTGGCTTTACAGCCTCCCGCAGCTGGTAATAGGATCGCGATGGTAACGAATGGGGCAGGACCATGTGTTATGGCGGCTGATGCCTGTGTTGAACGAGGACTCGTTCTAGCTAAATATCAAAGTGAAACCATTAGGAAATTAAAATCGGTTTTCCCTCCTTACTATGTCGTTGAAAATCCCGTCGACCTAACTGGAAGCGCTACCTCACAAGACTATGAAGTTGCAATTCAACACCTTGCACAAGATCAAAAAGTTGACCTAATTATGCCGTTTTTCGTGTTTCAAGACACGCCTTTAGATGAAAAAATCGTTGAAGTCATCCCGAAGATGACGCAATATGGCAAACCGATAGTTTGTTGCGCATCCGGCGGACAATATACAAAAGCTCAAGCTGGAATTTTAGAGAGAAGAGGTATACCTGTCTTTCCTATTCCAGAAAGAGCTGTTGCAGCGGCTTACGCACTGGTACGCTACGGGACCATTATTAGAAGATGTTAA
- a CDS encoding AAA family ATPase, whose product MAFNIAVSGKGGTGKTTIAGLIIRLLSERTNKTILAIDADPNANLNEVLGVSVNKAVGDIREDLLKIKDQLSPGMSKEEYLNYTIQQALTEAKHFDLLVMGRPEGPGCYCYVNSILRKIVDRLSDKYDIVVMDAEAGLEHFSRRTTKDVDVLLITTDPTSRGIMTAKRVKKLIQELHTKVRYMYVIANRTPPSLAPVLEKEIEEAGLELIGTVPEDPKVLEYDFQGKPLVELPESSEALRAVAQILQKLPLPFQI is encoded by the coding sequence TTGGCTTTCAATATAGCTGTGTCAGGCAAGGGTGGAACAGGAAAAACCACAATTGCGGGGCTTATAATACGCCTATTAAGCGAGAGAACAAATAAGACGATTCTCGCCATCGACGCCGATCCCAATGCCAATCTAAACGAAGTTCTAGGAGTTTCTGTTAACAAAGCCGTAGGCGATATTAGAGAAGACCTCTTAAAAATTAAGGACCAACTATCTCCAGGAATGTCCAAAGAAGAATACCTCAATTATACTATTCAACAAGCCTTGACAGAAGCGAAGCATTTCGATCTTCTTGTTATGGGACGTCCTGAAGGTCCTGGCTGTTACTGTTATGTTAATAGCATCCTTCGGAAGATTGTGGATAGACTGTCGGATAAGTATGATATTGTCGTAATGGATGCTGAAGCCGGATTAGAACATTTTAGTCGCCGAACAACCAAGGATGTCGACGTTCTTTTAATTACAACCGATCCCACAAGCCGGGGGATTATGACGGCGAAAAGAGTGAAGAAGTTGATACAAGAGTTGCACACAAAAGTGAGATACATGTATGTAATTGCCAATCGGACCCCCCCGTCACTTGCTCCTGTGTTAGAAAAGGAAATCGAAGAAGCAGGGCTTGAGTTGATTGGGACGGTTCCTGAGGATCCCAAAGTGTTGGAATACGACTTTCAGGGAAAACCCTTAGTTGAGCTACCTGAGAGTTCTGAGGCTTTGCGGGCAGTGGCTCAGATTTTGCAAAAACTTCCACTCCCCTTCCAAATTTGA
- a CDS encoding CooT family nickel-binding protein, with product MCEFSVYLKAGIREEKIAEDITSVKLEDGVLVLRDVLGTTKNVNNAIIGDLNVDKEVMHLRQLPVLSQLMNFIRIYERCLTEERYVEELETAWDEVKAKGDSVIRGLWIKYVKR from the coding sequence ATGTGCGAATTCTCAGTATACCTCAAAGCTGGTATAAGGGAAGAGAAAATTGCTGAAGATATAACTAGTGTTAAACTTGAAGATGGAGTACTTGTTTTGCGTGATGTGCTGGGAACGACAAAGAATGTTAATAATGCCATAATCGGCGACTTAAACGTGGATAAGGAGGTTATGCACCTACGACAGTTACCAGTTCTATCGCAACTAATGAATTTTATTCGCATTTATGAAAGATGCCTTACAGAAGAAAGATATGTGGAAGAACTCGAAACAGCTTGGGATGAGGTTAAGGCTAAGGGTGACTCGGTTATTCGTGGACTCTGGATAAAATATGTAAAGAGGTGA